A stretch of the Balearica regulorum gibbericeps isolate bBalReg1 chromosome 15, bBalReg1.pri, whole genome shotgun sequence genome encodes the following:
- the LITAFD gene encoding lITAF domain-containing protein, which yields MANEKVCVEIPMIMYEPHREPYMQEPSAPEYCSQEGGYEYPSPPPYSCRETATLEQPVYLVSQPPIIVAGIFSSKPTSTICPSCRQHITTQVTYRLGRLSYLLCTTMCMVGCCFGCCFIPLFVRIFKDADHYCPCCQFHIYRYKRL from the exons ATGGCTAACGAGAAAGTATGTGTGGAAATTCCTATGATAATGTATGAACCACATCGTGAACCCTACATGCAAGAACCCTCTGCACCAGAGTACTGCAGCCAAGAGG GGGGTTACGAATATCCTTCTCCCCCACCTTACTCCTGTCGAGAAACAGCCACACTTGAGCAACCAG TTTACTTGGTGTCTCAGCCTCCAATCATCGTAGCAGGAATCTTCTCAAGCAAACCAACATCCACAATATGCCCTTCCTGCCGCCAGCACATCACCACACAGGTCACCTACAGACTGGGCAGACTGTCTTACCTTCTGTGCACCACCATGTGTATGGTTGG GTGCTGTTTTGGATGCTGCTTCATACCGTTATTCGTGAGGATCTTCAAGGACGCAGACCATTACTGCCCATGCTGCCAATTTCATATTTATAGATACAAAAGACTATAG